CACCAACGACATCACCGCCGTTACCCCCGCGGCCTTCGAGCCCACCTTGGACTATGTGGTGGTAAAGGCCCCGCGCTTTGCCTTTGAAAAGTTCTCTGGCGCAGACGACACGCTGACCACCACCATGAAGTCGGTGGGCGAGGCCATGAGCCTTGGCCGCAACTACATCAGCGCTTTGAATAAGGTGCTGCGTTCGCTTGAAAATAAGCAGGCCGGGTTCTGGACCGTGCCGGATGAGACCTTCGCTGGTGATCGCGCAGACGATCTGCAGGCAGTGCTCGAAGATCTCAAGCGCCCCACAGAAGGCCGAATTTACGATGCTGAGCTGGCCTTGCGTCTTGGCGCAAGCGTGGAGGAAGTCCACGAGGCATCCGGTATTGACCCCTGGTTCCTTGCCGAGCTTGAGGCTTTGGTGCAGTTTCGCCAGGAGCTTATCGACGCCCCCGTGCTCGACGAAGAGCTGCTGCGCAGGGCAAAATTCTATGGCCTTTCCGATGCCCAAATCGCAGTGCTGCGCCCAGAATTTGCCGGTGAAGATGGTGTGCGCCGCCTGCGCTGGTCGCTTGGAATCCGACCGGTATTTAAGACGGTGGATACCTGTGCCGCAGAATTCGAGGCCACCACGCCTTATCACTACTCTGCATACGAGCTCGATCCCGCCGCGGAGTCCGAGGTGCGCGAGCAGCGTGAAAAAGACAAGATCATCATTCTTGGATCCGGGCCGAACCGCATTGGTCAAGGCATCGAGTTTGACTACTCCTGCGTGCATGCAGCCCTGGAGCTCTCGCGCATCGGCTATGAAACGGTGATGGTCAACTGCAACCCCGAGACTGTCTCCACCGACTACGACACCGCCGATCGCCTCTACTTTGAGCCTTTGACCTTCGAAGACGTGATGGAGGTCTATCACGCTGAATCTGAGTCGGGCAATGTGGCAGGTGTGATCGTCCAGCTTGGTGGCCAAACGCCACTTGGTTTGGCAGAGCGTTTGCGTGACGCCGGCGTGCCGGTGATTGGTACTACCCCTGAGGCCATCGACTTGGCCGAAGATCGCGGCGAATTTGGAGAGGTGCTGCGCAAGGCCAACCTTCCCGCACCCGCATTCGGCACCGCCACCTCCTTTGCCGAGGCCAAGGACGTTGCCAGCGGCATCGGGTATCCGGTGCTGGTGCGCCCCTCCTATGTGCTTGGCGGCCGCGGCATGGAAATCGTCTACGACGAAGAAGCGCTGCAAAGCTATATTGAGCGCGCCACCGAGATCACCAGCGATCACCCGGTGTTGGTTGACCGCTTCCTGGATTCGGCCATCGAGATCGACGTCGATGCCCTTTGTGATGGCGAAGATGTCTACCTTGCAGGTGTGATGGAACACATCGAAGAAGCGGGCATTCACTCCGGTGACTCCGCCTGCGCCTTGCCGCCGATGACCTTGGGCAAAGAAGACATCGAGCGGGTACGCCGTTCCACCGCAGCCCTAGCGCACGGCATTGGTGTAAAGGGTCTGATGAATGTGCAGTACGCCTTAAAAGACGACATTTTGTACGTGATTGAGGCCAACCCTCGTGCTTCTCGCACCGTGCCCTTTGTATCCAAAGCAACGGGTGTGCACCTGGCTAAAGCAGCCGCTCGGATCATGACTGGCGCCACCATTGCGCAGTTGCAAGAAGAAGGAATGATCCCCACCTCCCACGATGGCGGATCCCTGCCTCTTGATGCCCCAATCGCGGTGAAAGAAGCAGTGCTGCCCTTTAACCGCTTCCGCCGCCCCGATGGCTCCATGCTGGATACCTTGCTCAGCCCTGAGATGAAGTCCACCGGTGAGGTGATGGGCTTGGCCGATAACTTCGGTGCAGCCTACGCCAAGGCAGAAGAGGGCTCCTTCGGGGCGCTACCGACCCAGGGCACCGTCTTCGTGTCGGTGGCCAACCGCGATAAGCGCACCCTGATCTTCCCCATCCAGCGCCTTGCCAGCCTGGGCTTTAAGATCCTCGCCACCGGTGGCACCGCAGGGATGCTTCGCCGCAATGGTGTGGAGTGCGAAACCGTGCTCAAGCAGACCGAGGCCCGCGAGGGTGAAGGCGATAAGCGTGCGATCGTGGACATGATCAAGGCCGGCGAAGTTGATCTGATCTTGAACACCCCGGCTGGTTCCTCGGGAGCTCGCCACGATGGTTACGAGATCCGTGCAGCCGCCGTGAATGTTGGCGTGCCGCTTGTGACCACCGTCCAGGGCGTGACCGCTGCTGTGCAGGGCATTGAAGCACTGCGCCAAGGTGACATCACCGTGCGGGCGCTGCAAGAACTCGACCATGCCGTAAACGCCTAAGCCGCAGGCTCGTGGCGTGCTGCGCCCGGTGCTGCTGTGAAGGCACCGGGCGCTTTGATATATCAGCTCTTCAAAGAAAGAAACGGATCACAACTGTGCACACGAATACCTTCGGTATGCGTTTACTAGAAGCCACCCAGCGCCACGGAAGGCTTTGCGTTGGCATCGACCCGCACGCCCAGCTCCTTGAGCAATGGGGGCTTGGCAATACGGTTGAAGGCTTAGCAGAATTTTCGAGGCGTTGCGTGGAAGCATTCGCTGGGCACTGTGCCTTAGTCAAGCCCCAGGTGGCTTTCTATGAGGCCTTCGGTGCGGCAGGTTTTGCTGTGTTAGAAGAGACCATCTCGCAACTTCGAGCAGCAGGCACCTTGGTGCTTGCCGACGCCAAACGTGGTGATATCGGCACCACCATGAAAGGCTATGCCACCGCGTGGCTCGATTATTCATCCCCGCTGTGCTGCGATGCCGTCACCTGTTCGCCCTATCTAGGCTTTGGTTCTCTCAAGCCAATCCTGGAGCAGGCACACAGCACGGGCAAAGGCGTGTTCGTGCTTGCAGCCACCTCGAACCCGGAGGCACGCCAGTTGCAGGATCAGCGCGACGCCACCGGGCGCAGCATCGCCCAGCAAATCGTGGATGATTGTGCTGCAGAAAATGCTGCAACAGGTGCTCCTTTTGGCAATGTTGGTGTGGTTGTTGGTGCCACCTTGGATCAGCCTCCGGCATTAGATCAGCTTCGCGGCCCGATCTTGTTGCCCGGTGTTGGTGCCCAAGGTGCTACTGCCGAAGACGTCAACCGGATTTGTCGCGGCAATGAGGCACTGGCAATTCCAAATATTTCTCGAGCAGTGCTCAAACACGGCCCGGATGTAGCAGCCTTGCGCGGCGCACTTGTTCAGGCCAGCGCCGAGTACCCCGGAATCTCAGCGCTGTAATTTCCCAGCTCAGCAGGGTAGTGGGTGTGGCGAAGTGGCAGGCGTTTTACCTGGGCTTTTGCCGCACATACCCCGGATTACCTAGTGTTTTGCCAAGAGGTGCTAGACTAAGTCGGACGTCAGCGCCAAGCGTTGAATGCTGTAGCCAATCAATGGCAGGTAATGCCTGGCTGCATACGTGCTGTGATTGTCGTGCAGACACATCTGGATGAAGCTGCGTGGGATTGTTTCCTGCTTGCTGCATCTGTGTATGGTTGAATGCCGGCGCCCACGCGCAGATCTATAACCAAAACGAACATCTTTTGAATCGGAGGAACCCCGTGGCCCTTCCCAAGTTGACTGACGAGCAGCGCAAGGAAGCCCTCGCGAAGGCTGCAGAGGCCCGCAAGGCACGTGCAGAGCTGAAGGAACAGCTCAAGCGCGGAGACATCACCCTCAAGGAGGTTCTTGACAAGGCCTCTTCTGACGAGATCATCGGCAAGACCAAGGTCTCCGCACTGCTCGAGTCCCTGCCCAAGGTTGGCAAGGTCAAGGCCAAGGAGATCATGGACGAGCTCGAGATCGCTCAGACCCGTCGCCTGCGTGGCCTGGGTGAGCGTCAGCGTCGCGCTCTGCTCGAGCGCTTCGGCTTCGAGGGCTAATTCATGCAAGGCGATAACCAACAGGGTCGGCTCGTGGTGCTGGCTGGCCCCTCAGCCGTAGGGAAATCGACGGTGGTTCATCGCCTGCGCGAGGAAGTTCCTAACCTGTACTTCTCGGTCTCTATGACCACCAGGGCGCCGCGTCCTGGTGAAGTGCACGGGCAGGACTACTACTTCGTGTCACCGGAGGAGTTTCAAAGCAATATCGACAGTGGTCAAATGCTCGAATGGGCAGAGATCCACGGAGGTTTGCAAAGAAGCGGCACCCCTGCGGAGCCCGTCGACAAGGCAATTGCCGAAGGTCGGCCGGTGTTGGTAGAGGTGGATCTTGAAGGCGCACGCAATGTGGCCAAACTCAAGCCGGAGGCTGAAACCGTATTCCTTGCGCCGCCCTCATGGGAGGTGCTCGTCAGCCGTCTCACTGGGCGGGGGACTGAGCCAGAGGACGTGATCCAGCGCCGACTCGAAACTGCCCGCAAAGAACTAGCCAGCAGCGACGAGTTTAAACATGTAGTGGTCAATGACGATCTCGAGGCAACGATCCAGCGTCTGCGCTGTATCCTCGAAGGTCGCTAAAAACACTGCGTACGAAACAAACTTTCTTAATAAGAAAAGGTGCTTGAAAGCAACGTGATTGAGAACAACGACAGCGTGTTTGACACGCCAACCGGCATCACCGCTCCGCCGATCGACGAACTGCTCAAGCGAGTGTCCTCGAAGTATGCTCTGGTGATTTTTGCCGCAAAGCGCGCTCGCCAGATCAATAGCTACTACCAGGACGACGAGCCCGGAGTATTCGAATTCGTCGGACCTTTGGTGACCCCCGAAGCAGGGGAAAAACCGCTGTCGATCGCACTGCGCGAAATCGACGCAGGGCTGCTCGAGCACGAAGAAGGCTAGGCCTCAACGCCTTCCAACCTCTTCTCAGAGACATTTAAGCCCCTGCACCG
This window of the Corynebacterium pseudopelargi genome carries:
- the carB gene encoding carbamoyl-phosphate synthase large subunit, with product MPKRNDLQHVLVIGSGPIVIGQACEFDYSGTQACRVLKEEGLRVTLINSNPATIMTDPEFADHTYVEPIQPEYIEKIFEKEIEQGHPIDAVLATLGGQTALNAAIQLDRRGSLEKYGVELIGADIDAIERGEDRQKFKDIVAKIGGDSARSRVCHSMEEVHETVAELGLPVVVRPSFTMGGLGSGLAFNNEDLERIAGGGLAASPEANVLIEESILGWKEYELELMRDGADNVVVICSIENVDALGVHTGDSVTVAPALTLTDREYQKMRDQGIAIIREVGVDTGGCNIQFALNPEDGRLITIEMNPRVSRSSALASKATGFPIAKIAAKLAIGYTLDEITNDITAVTPAAFEPTLDYVVVKAPRFAFEKFSGADDTLTTTMKSVGEAMSLGRNYISALNKVLRSLENKQAGFWTVPDETFAGDRADDLQAVLEDLKRPTEGRIYDAELALRLGASVEEVHEASGIDPWFLAELEALVQFRQELIDAPVLDEELLRRAKFYGLSDAQIAVLRPEFAGEDGVRRLRWSLGIRPVFKTVDTCAAEFEATTPYHYSAYELDPAAESEVREQREKDKIIILGSGPNRIGQGIEFDYSCVHAALELSRIGYETVMVNCNPETVSTDYDTADRLYFEPLTFEDVMEVYHAESESGNVAGVIVQLGGQTPLGLAERLRDAGVPVIGTTPEAIDLAEDRGEFGEVLRKANLPAPAFGTATSFAEAKDVASGIGYPVLVRPSYVLGGRGMEIVYDEEALQSYIERATEITSDHPVLVDRFLDSAIEIDVDALCDGEDVYLAGVMEHIEEAGIHSGDSACALPPMTLGKEDIERVRRSTAALAHGIGVKGLMNVQYALKDDILYVIEANPRASRTVPFVSKATGVHLAKAAARIMTGATIAQLQEEGMIPTSHDGGSLPLDAPIAVKEAVLPFNRFRRPDGSMLDTLLSPEMKSTGEVMGLADNFGAAYAKAEEGSFGALPTQGTVFVSVANRDKRTLIFPIQRLASLGFKILATGGTAGMLRRNGVECETVLKQTEAREGEGDKRAIVDMIKAGEVDLILNTPAGSSGARHDGYEIRAAAVNVGVPLVTTVQGVTAAVQGIEALRQGDITVRALQELDHAVNA
- the pyrF gene encoding orotidine-5'-phosphate decarboxylase; the encoded protein is MRLLEATQRHGRLCVGIDPHAQLLEQWGLGNTVEGLAEFSRRCVEAFAGHCALVKPQVAFYEAFGAAGFAVLEETISQLRAAGTLVLADAKRGDIGTTMKGYATAWLDYSSPLCCDAVTCSPYLGFGSLKPILEQAHSTGKGVFVLAATSNPEARQLQDQRDATGRSIAQQIVDDCAAENAATGAPFGNVGVVVGATLDQPPALDQLRGPILLPGVGAQGATAEDVNRICRGNEALAIPNISRAVLKHGPDVAALRGALVQASAEYPGISAL
- the mihF gene encoding integration host factor, actinobacterial type, with product MALPKLTDEQRKEALAKAAEARKARAELKEQLKRGDITLKEVLDKASSDEIIGKTKVSALLESLPKVGKVKAKEIMDELEIAQTRRLRGLGERQRRALLERFGFEG
- the gmk gene encoding guanylate kinase, coding for MQGDNQQGRLVVLAGPSAVGKSTVVHRLREEVPNLYFSVSMTTRAPRPGEVHGQDYYFVSPEEFQSNIDSGQMLEWAEIHGGLQRSGTPAEPVDKAIAEGRPVLVEVDLEGARNVAKLKPEAETVFLAPPSWEVLVSRLTGRGTEPEDVIQRRLETARKELASSDEFKHVVVNDDLEATIQRLRCILEGR
- the rpoZ gene encoding DNA-directed RNA polymerase subunit omega — its product is MLESNVIENNDSVFDTPTGITAPPIDELLKRVSSKYALVIFAAKRARQINSYYQDDEPGVFEFVGPLVTPEAGEKPLSIALREIDAGLLEHEEG